From the genome of Chlorocebus sabaeus isolate Y175 chromosome 2, mChlSab1.0.hap1, whole genome shotgun sequence, one region includes:
- the PPDPF gene encoding pancreatic progenitor cell differentiation and proliferation factor isoform X2: MRRSHQPASQSMAAIPSSGSLVATHDYYRRRLGSTSSNSSCSSTECPGEAIPHPPGLPKADPGHWWASFFFGKSTLPFMATVLESAEHPEPPQASSSMTTGGLARDAPRKQPGGQSSTASAGPPS, translated from the exons ATGCGCAGGTCCCACCAGCCAGCAAGCCAGAGCATGGCGGCCATCCCCTCCAGCGGCTCGCTCGTGGCCACCCACGACTACTACCGGC GCCGCCTGGGTTCCACTTCCAGCAACAGCTCCTGCAGCAGTACCGAGTGCCCCGGGGAAGCCATTCCCCACCCCCCAG GTCTCCCCAAGGCTGACCCGGGTCACTGGTGGGCCAGCTTCTTTTTCGGGAAGTCCACCCTCCCGTTCATGGCCACGGTGTTGGAGTCCGCAGAGCACCCGGAACCCCCCCAGGCCTCCAGCAGCATGACCACCGGTGGCCTGGCTCGGGACGCCCCGAGGAAGCAGCCCGGCGGTCAGTCCAGCACAGCCAGCGCTGGACCCCCGTCCTGA
- the PPDPF gene encoding pancreatic progenitor cell differentiation and proliferation factor isoform X1, with protein sequence MAAIPSSGSLVATHDYYRRRLGSTSSNSSCSSTECPGEAIPHPPGLPKADPGHWWASFFFGKSTLPFMATVLESAEHPEPPQASSSMTTGGLARDAPRKQPGGQSSTASAGPPS encoded by the exons ATGGCGGCCATCCCCTCCAGCGGCTCGCTCGTGGCCACCCACGACTACTACCGGC GCCGCCTGGGTTCCACTTCCAGCAACAGCTCCTGCAGCAGTACCGAGTGCCCCGGGGAAGCCATTCCCCACCCCCCAG GTCTCCCCAAGGCTGACCCGGGTCACTGGTGGGCCAGCTTCTTTTTCGGGAAGTCCACCCTCCCGTTCATGGCCACGGTGTTGGAGTCCGCAGAGCACCCGGAACCCCCCCAGGCCTCCAGCAGCATGACCACCGGTGGCCTGGCTCGGGACGCCCCGAGGAAGCAGCCCGGCGGTCAGTCCAGCACAGCCAGCGCTGGACCCCCGTCCTGA